The nucleotide window ATGCGCTTGTGGCTGGTCGAAGGGAAATGTTGAGAACAGTGTTTGAGGAAAAGCGCAAAAAGAGGTTTCCAAATATGCGGGTGAGGCATCCCTGTATGATCGAATAAATCGGCAGAAGGGGTGACgaacgatgaaggcgatTCGGTATCACCAGGTTGCGGAGCAGCTAGAGGTGAAGTAGCGGAACGCCGTTGGAGTTTTAGCGAGATCCGATTTACACCTGGGtgtattgctgttgagccGGACTATGAAAGGCTAGGTATTAGCTGGTGTGACGCAGAAATTGCCTCAAGGTGTATTGAGAAACGTACGAATCGATAGTAATACAGCTCCAGATCTTTATCTTCCTCTGGATTCCCATTGATGAATGCCATCTGATCTTCTAACGCACTGGCCAACCTGAGATCAGCCGAAGGCGACCAGTCTGTAGGTAATCCTAATCCTCCCATATCCGCTAGATTCCCTCCCATGGGATTTGGCAGATTACTGCCTGAAGACAACATcggattcatcatcatgttccCGCCCGGGGAGATTGAGGGCATATTACCAATGCTGAGAGTTTGCTGGTGGGgatgttgctgctgctgttgctgttgatgagcttgaggttgaggttgaagagaAGTATCCGAGAAATCGCCTATACCCATTGACGATAAAGCGTTATTGTTACCACTCGTATCCAGGGGATTGTGTTGGTTGAAATCGGTCGGCCACAGGTAATTTGTCGAGCTGCTCAGCGTCCAAATATCATTCGGATCGGCAGTTATGGTATTAGAGAAATTCGTGTCCGCCAAGGACATATTCTATTGGTATCAATTATCCATTGAATGCTGATCAGTAAGCGAGTATCTCTTCGGTAGTAACACCTGAGACCGGATACGcattgagttgagttgaggGGACGTGGATGTAATCTGCTTACATCATCCAGGATGACTCCTTCCCcattgatcttctccctcatcctaGCTTCCTCCATCTGtttcttcgtcctcttcttcgcccgtGATGTAGGCCATTCACAAGGCACATTCGCCTTTTGACAGCCTTCGCAAGTCGGTTTGATCCCATTACACCGTATCCTCTTGGATCGACAGTAGAAACACGCCAATTGGACTCGGGTCGGCTCAGACGATGATTCCCTTCGGCGTCTTTTCGAGTGGCTCCTGCGATCCGGCATGTCAGCAGGGAAGACAGAAGCCACGCACCGCTATGACCGCCGCAGAGCAGATGTACAATTGGAAAGTAGGGCTGCACATACCCAggcggtgaagatgatccagcttgattcgatctttctccacctcctccgccgtGATTCTgcccactcccactcccacccCCACtaccactcccactcccactcccactcccacttccgcTGGCGCCCTGAGTCTGCAGCTGGGAGTGATCCATGTGTTGCGTATTGCCAGAATGTCGAACGGGCAGTCTCACTTCACGTCTTCACGTCTTCACGTCTGGATGCACCGAGTGTCCCAGTTCAATAAGATGGTCGAAGAGAAATGGATCGCCTGTACAATAATTGTTCATGCTCACATGTCAGAATACGCAATTCAGCTGAGCGGGGCTCGATGTCCGTACGGTGAGAGATCCAGGTGGGATAGTTCGGGTAAACATCCGAAACTTCAACCGAAAAAACCAAATAGTCAGCTTGtagcttgttcagctgtTCTGCCTCGCAAGGGTGAGGTGAGATTAAAGGTGAGGTAACGTTATTATTTGAATTGCTGCCATGGGATTCATCATGCGAACCTACGCGCGCTTTCATGCTTCCACGCTTAAGAAAGGCCAAGcccatccacatccacaaccacatccacatccacatcggACGATTGATTACATGATCATAATGTATATTCATAATTCGGATGGTTGGGTGTTCCCGTCTGTTTCTGTCTTTGTACAAGATATAAGAACAATGGTCGAAGGTCTCCACGGAGGACTCGACTCATGTAAATTCCATCTTTGATGGTATATAAGAAGGAAAAAAAAAGCTATGATACACAAATTCCCCCAAAAATACCTCGGTAGAACGTGACTGGTCGAAGTGATTTATCGGCTTCATAGACGTATGCATGTCAGCTGGAGCTATAGGGAGTATGGGACCCTCAAAAGACGACGATACTCACTCTTCGGCCCACTCGTTCTCCTTTCTGATTtgctcctcttcttcgggaGTGAAGCTGCACAAGCGATAGCGTCAGTATTACTCTCATCAGGAGCTTCGGAAAGTGGAACTCACTCGTtggtgatgttgaagagCTTTCTAATCTCTTCGGGTGTCTTACCCTTGATCATGTTAGCAACGGTCTTACAGCCAACATCGCTGTGGgaatcatctcatcagctcatgaaGCGGCAATTGGACGCGATTGATGGCTACTGACAGAAGGGGTTTGATATCGAGATAATTCGCAGCAAGGATGATCTCAAAGAGCATCTCTTGGTCAACTTGACTGTATCAAGGCGGaagtctcgtcagcttacGATTCCGTCAAGAGGCTTAGGAAAGGGTAGAGTAGCTCACATCCATCTAGAATCCCATTCACCGATCTCGCTAgtctttcttcttgaatcGTCGGCGTCATTGGCGTCAGGAGCGGGGAGAGGCTCGGTCTTGTGGTGATCGCAGTATTCAAGGATCTTGGTGAGAACCGAAGATGATACGTTGGGAAGAGGAATAGCTTGACCTTCCTGATCACCGAGGTCTGTGCGGGGCCAAATTTTCGTATTGAGATGATACGTCAAACGAGGTTAGCATTACTACACCCCGAGCCGCAGACTACAAGGAGATGGTATTGAACGGCCGATGCTGTgtaggaggagaaggatcgacgccactcaccttccatcatTGACTTGATCATAGCTGAACGTTCAGCTACGACCTTCTCCACGGTGAATTGCTCATCGTCGGAGGTTTGAAGGATGACGGTCTGCTTTTTCTCGGCCATGATGTATGTTGGATCCGCTGATAAGAGTGACCTTCAAGCAGATAATTGAGAGGGTAGAAAAGTTGAGAGAAGCTGTCGTTGATCTATTTATTGAAATTaaggaaggaaaagaggTTGATGGATTGGTTGATGCGCATGTTTCATGCATGTATCTGCGGTATGTATCGCAATCAATTACGTGTATGTGAGCGCTTTATTGTTAACTACATCACGGAGATCTGTCCCGATCTCCATCGTCACTCTGAATCGTCGGTGTGGCACTTCTAGAtcaacccttcttcctcttgtctcCCGTTGTACATTTTCATCAAGTCCATGCATATACACTGGATCACAGTGGATGGAACGACTCTTTCAATGGCATCGACAATTCCTGTGAACCTTTCTTGTAGGATGACTCCTCCTGCGTGAGCCAAGGTGCAGAATGTCATACGAAGACGAGCGAATGGTTTCacccaaagtcaaagtctcATGTTTGATCACATGTCATGTCACACGTCTTGTACCCTCTTATGCGTCCTGGATCGTCCAACATTCCTCCTGGTTCCTCTGCCTTTTGAGATCAAGCACAAAAGTCTTATGTCATACGTGATGATCAGGGCATCTTAGCCATTCAATGCAGATGGGAGAACGCGTACGCATGCAGTCCTTGCGTCAGCTTCTGGGTAAATTACACCTGAAATCTCAAGTGGAGTGCCGTATTCAATTCTATGCATTCTTCACTGGTCTTTGCTTGATCGAGGCCATCAAGGCCATGATTGCATTCAACATTAATTATACAATTATACATGACTGTCTGCCCCGTTGCCATCGACCAGTAGACTGAGCAGGCCCCGGTTACATACCTCGCTGCATTTACCCTAAGTCGACCTCCACTCAAAGCCCGCCGAGCGATAAACGAATTGTCCGGTtcggatcatcctcattcgTCATTCGTCATAGTCTACATACCAATCGATTGCATTATCCCTTCACAACATGACATCAACGACGGagacaacgacaacgacaacgacaacgacaacgacaacgacatTACAGTAATCTCCATCCATTATGCGCTAGCACGCGTGTTGAAAGTACTATCGGCAACACCATACAGAGAAGGCAAAGACTTCCCTATTTCAATCCATTCTAGTCGATTTTCACACAATCTTAATCGCCTCTTCGTTGCCATGTCGCGATATAATACCAACACTCGTGGTGGTCCGTCAAATTATCAATATTCTCCGGTGAGCGCAGCTGGCAACGGCAGGAACCAACCTCCGTGGTTGAGCGGTGAGAACGGTGCGAACAACGGTTGGATGCCTTCGTGGGACAACATACCAATGGACCaccagtcccagtcccaggCAAGGCAACATCAGCAGCAACCTCAGGTAAATCCCAATTGGTACCCTGGACAGATGGAAACTCCGAGCACAACAGACCAACAACAGCCTTACAATCAAttctctgcctcttcatTGCAAAAACCTCTTAAACATCCAGCCGAAAGCTCATACATCCAGTCTCTATCGTCAAATGTCAATCCTAATTCGCTGCCTACTCCAGTATCGATGGAAGGATCCAATTTTGCCTCTCCCAAGACCGGCTCGGCAGCTTCGAAAGAGAGGACTTCGGCCGAAGCGCCAGAGAAAGACGCGCCTGATGCAGATGGCCGCAAACGATCGTCAAATGCTGCAAATCCTGCAGCAcccaagaagaggaaaaggaagtCTCAAGTAGTTGGTGAGGCCTCGGCGGATGCACAATCTGCGCCGTCACCCGAAGACGACGGGGACAAGGACAGAGAtaaagacaaagagaagcggacgaagacCGGGAGAGCTTGTGATGCTTGTGTGAGTCCGACCTTCCCCGACTACTCAGCGACTCGGTCAGGATACagccagactcaccaatGGTCACTGGATTACCGCAGCGCACAAAGAAGATCCGATGTGACATCCTCCCCTTGGAAGATGCTCCTTCGGGACTAGACTCTCAGCCCATCTGCGCGCATTGCAAACAAAGCAATCTGGAGtgtaccttcttcctgcccATCACCGAGACTAGATTCAAGAAGAAACGACAAGCGGGTGAGAACGTTTTACATATCCTCAATTGCGACATCGTAATAAAAGATAAGTAGCTGAGACAATCTGACCTTTTGGCGTGGTAGCCAAAGATATCAAAGAACCTATGTCCGCTTCTCAGCCGCCAATTTCCCTTCCCATCGAACCTTCTGATGCAGCAAAAGGCAGTCCAGGCACTTACGATTATGAGAATCTCGGTGGGGGCTCGACGAAATACCAGGACAGAGGAGGAGGCCGAGtagaaggtgagtcatactgATGTACTTCACATTATCAGTTCACGCTGACTTTTTGTCACAGGTCCGACATCGATCGCTTTTTTGCTACATACGACTATCCCCACCATCCCTTCCGAGGCGTTTGACCTGCGTCACCATAATTCCTGGGAAGTGCTGGAAGATGGTAATGGTGTGATCCGAGTCAACGCTCCTCCGACCGCACCTGCACATGCAGACGCCGACCCTTCAGATCCAACGAGGGCGCATAACAGGCTGAACAAACCTGTGTTATCGGGTCAAACCATGTCATTGCTCGTCAATGCTTACTTCAAGGAAGTCGCTCCCCTTTTCCCCGTCATCTCGAGAGCAGAATTCGCAGCGAAGACTACGCCAAGCCCCCTACTGCTATACTCGATTTGCGGTCTAGGCGCAACGAGGCGACAATTTCCGAGAGAAATATTTGCTGGAGTGCGAGGAGTGATCAATGGATTATTGAGGAGTAACGATATCTTGAGTGACGCGAGGTTTGAGAACGTACAAGCACTGGTGAGTCTCCTTGCGACACTTGCGGCAGGGCTTGCGAGAGTTGATGTCGATAACACCGGATTAGTTGTTACTCGCCCAAGTGGGCGATTTGCATGCTCAGCCGACCGCTGCTACAGCCAGTGCCTCCTTGATAAGGACAGGCGCCGCCATCAGAATGGTATGTCATCGTTTCATGCTCAATGTGCCTGATATCTACTAATACTCAGCTACAGGCTCAAGACCTTGGTCTGCATCGAGAATCGGCGGTTCGAGCTTCTGGCGTGCAGGATTTAGCGTATGTAGAGCTGAGGAGGCGAGTATGGGCAAGTTGCGTGATCATGGACAGGTGGTACGTAGAGCCTACCCTCTAGCATCTCACAGGGCACTGAACATGATTCTCGATCAGGTACGGAGCCGCATTGGGAATACCCCTCCTCGTCGATCTACTCGACTGCGACGTCCTCTTACCTGCGCCATACGAGATCTCATCACTCACCGAGCCATCCGAATGGCCGTTAGAATTCAGCTTTATGGGTCTCGGCGAACATCTCAAATTATCAATCTTGATGGGAAGGGTACTCAAGATGATCTATTCTCCTACGGGTTTAAAACACACTACCGATGCTCAATTGGCCGGCTTGATGGACGACATGGAGAAATGGAAAGACAATTTGCCCGAGGGATTGCAATTCAATGGCAAGGATAGTCCGCATGTTGTCGGTGAGTTGATAGCATCTTGCAGCACCGATCCGCAGTGAAAGGGCTTCAACTGACTGCTCAACTCGCGTACTTACAGGCCTTCTGCACTTGGGCTACACTGCGTTGCAGTTCCTTTTCTGGCGTGTATTCATGCGAATCACCTACTCTTGTCCTCCACACTTGACGTTCTGCCTCCCGGTATCACATTGGTCCAAAATGATCGAGTGGTCCAGGGAAGGCCTCGAATGGTTAGATGCGAACGACGATGCGCTCGacaccttgttcatcttcccGTATGCTGCCACCTCCTGCGCGTTGATACAATATCACACCTGGGCGAGAAGGGGAGATGACAACGCGCTCGAAACGCTCAAGCTGGTCAAGCAGACAGCCACGAGGTGGGAACACACCGTTCAGCCAGGTGAGCGAATATCCCCTTCGCCCCCTCTGTATACGAAACTGATGTTAGCTGACTTGTATGACTATTCGATATTCATCCATCAGACCAAATGTCGATTCGAAGGAAAACATGCGAAACCATGACATTGCTTTACGAAGCAGCCTTGAAGACGGATCCGGAAAGTCATGAGAATCGTCAAGCGCCTAAATTGCCCGCCAACCCTACTGCCGGAGTTATTCCTCGTCAAGGAGGTTTTAGTAAATTGCAattcaagaaggacgagagTCGCCAAGGGGGTGGAGTCTTCGTAGCTGAGACAGAGCAGGAACGCGTCTCGGCGGGACTGAAACCGGGTGATGTAGTTCTAGCTTCAGAGATCAAGACTGGACAAAGGCAAGAGTTGAAGAATCAAGTGGAAAGTCAGGAAAATACTCTACACACCGAACAAcacgaagaagaaaggcaagagcgggagcaggagcaagagcaagatcaacaaggACACTACAATGAACAGCAAAATCGcaacgaaaacgaaaacgtTCATGGACACAACGGTGCGAACGGCGCTGCAAATGCAAATACATTTCAGCAGGGTTTACCGAGAGAGACATATAATGTCAACCCCCTCATCACGGCAGGGGGATCGTATAGCAATTCCGGTATGAACTTCAGTCAGGATGCGAATGGAACCAACCTTGGAGGCGGAATGATGGATATCACCCGGCAGGTGGGTCAGAATCGCCCGTTTCTTTCTTGAGGGATTATAGGCTTTGCTGAATGTTCAGGTCACAGGCTCAACATTACCCAATGCCGAATTATCCGCCTTTACAAGAACTTCagcaatatcaacaacaacaacaacaacaacaacaacaacaacaacaacaacaacaacaacaacaacaacaacaacaacaacaacaacaacaacaacaacaacaacaacaacaacaacaacaacaacaacaacaacaacaacaacaacaacaacaacaacaacaacaacaacaacaacaacaacaacaacaacagcatcagcagcaggAACAACACTTAGTACCTGCTGGAGCTCGAGGTCCACCTTctcaccaacaacaacaacagatgTATCCCGGTGGACCGTCGTACATCAATGGACGTGGTAATGGTGATAATAATGATTCTTACCAGCCTATTCAAGGTCACggtcaacaacagcaacaacaattTTTACCAGGGATGATGCCTCCGTACGGAGCCAACGCAGTGGGAGGATCGACCAATGTGGATCCCAACTTCTTAGATGCGTTACCTGTCAGTACGTTCGACTGGGAGAGCTGGTCAGATTACTTTGATAAGTTTTTACCTAATGCCAATCAGAATTTTGAGACTATGCAGTGAGTGAGTGGGTGAGTGGGGTACGTGGGTGGGTGATGGGTGGATGATAGGTTTTGTTAATGGGATGCGACGATTCGATAAATGATTGGTCGGTTTTCTTGACTGGAAGCTATTTGTGTGTAAAAATATAATCGTATTTCTGGCGTTATTGATTTGTGTTGTGAAAAATAATACATTTTGTAAAATTCATTAGTCTACTATATGAATGATCATGTCATGCTTGCGTCTGATACTGGACTGAGGCAATTGTGGATATCTGACATGCACTATGTACATTGATGCATGGGTTACATATTACATGATGAGTCATTAAGACGGGTAATGCCGTATTTGAATTGGGTGAGTTGCGATCGACCCCAGAGTATCCGACAAATCTACTCAGCTGCATCCCCCTGGTACAGCCTCATACTCGAACCCATCGTAATCATGTATAGtcttgactttctcattGGACGCAGACTCCGGGTCGAACGTATGTCCTAACCATTCCCCAACCAATTTCTTGGCCAGCTCTATACCGATGACCCGTTGGCCCAGACATAGTATTTGAGCGTTGTTAGATTTGACGAGTCGTTCGACGGAGAAGGAATCGTGTGCTACGGAAGCTCGGATCCCGGGGACTTTGTTGGCTGAGATAGCTACGCCCATGCCTGTTTGTGAAATCACAACAACGTCAGCGCCAGTTGCAGCTTCGACGGGTTGATGTTCTCGGtggtgagatgagataaTTTGAATAAATGAGATGGCAAAAAGGGGTGCTTGGTTGGGACGAAGTCGAATCGGAAAGATAGATGGTTGTGTGAAATGTAGATTGAAACATGATCGAGCTTGGTGAACCTGGATTTTAACACATACCGGTTCCACAAACTAATAAGCCCCTATTAGCTTCCCCATTGATGATTTTCCGAGCGGCATCAACAGCTACATGGGGATAAGCTGTCTTGTCGATTTTGCCCTCATCGTTCTTGTGTACGCCGACATCGATCACTCCTTTGACTCGCTTGTCGGACTCGAGCAATGCTTTGAGAGTCGACTTGTACTCGTGGCCTGCATCGTCGCAGGCTAGTACTATTGTGTAAGGCGGTTGGGACACTGAAATAACGGCAGATCAACAGGAGTCAAAAACAGTGTGGAATCGTGGAGACACTCTGGATTGCGCCGCGCTGGGGGAGTGGTATGGTAAGAAGGGGTCTCGACCTCACTTACTTGCGCTTCGTTAAGTTACAGTTGATTGCGTTGTGAGACGTCGCCGTAGTACAGGCTGGATAGAATTGTTATTACCACTGTAAAGTGTTTGATGAATGGTAGTGATTGATATTCTGCTTCTCAGAtaacatacatacatacactATCTGCATTCAGCGTCACATCGTCGGTGAAGACAGACTTTCGCCTTCGCCTAAATTTGGCTCAATCACCTAGCGCCCACATGACGAGCTATGCCTATACGTACGTATGTTGCAACATTACATCAGTCCATGTTACTACCACGCACGAAGAAGTGTCGGACCGATAATTCACATGATTCCACTCGTATGAAGATCGTTCCGGCTGACCGAATGGCCGGAGGAATAATTGCGGAGAGATAACAGTTGATCGTTCCTGACGCACAGTCGGGGCATCACACCTGAACCTGAGCTGGGGCCGAAAGCTACTGGTAGGGTAATTAGC belongs to Kwoniella dejecticola CBS 10117 chromosome 10, complete sequence and includes:
- a CDS encoding homeobox protein 2 gives rise to the protein MSRYNTNTRGGPSNYQYSPVSAAGNGRNQPPWLSGENGANNGWMPSWDNIPMDHQSQSQARQHQQQPQVNPNWYPGQMETPSTTDQQQPYNQFSASSLQKPLKHPAESSYIQSLSSNVNPNSLPTPVSMEGSNFASPKTGSAASKERTSAEAPEKDAPDADGRKRSSNAANPAAPKKRKRKSQVVGEASADAQSAPSPEDDGDKDRDKDKEKRTKTGRACDACRTKKIRCDILPLEDAPSGLDSQPICAHCKQSNLECTFFLPITETRFKKKRQAAKDIKEPMSASQPPISLPIEPSDAAKGSPGTYDYENLGGGSTKYQDRGGGRVEGPTSIAFLLHTTIPTIPSEAFDLRHHNSWEVLEDGNGVIRVNAPPTAPAHADADPSDPTRAHNRLNKPVLSGQTMSLLVNAYFKEVAPLFPVISRAEFAAKTTPSPLLLYSICGLGATRRQFPREIFAGVRGVINGLLRSNDILSDARFENVQALLLLAQVGDLHAQPTAATASASLIRTGAAIRMAQDLGLHRESAVRASGVQDLAYVELRRRVWASCVIMDRWYGAALGIPLLVDLLDCDVLLPAPYEISSLTEPSEWPLEFSFMGLGEHLKLSILMGRVLKMIYSPTGLKHTTDAQLAGLMDDMEKWKDNLPEGLQFNGKDSPHVVGLLHLGYTALQFLFWRVFMRITYSCPPHLTFCLPVSHWSKMIEWSREGLEWLDANDDALDTLFIFPYAATSCALIQYHTWARRGDDNALETLKLVKQTATRWEHTVQPDQMSIRRKTCETMTLLYEAALKTDPESHENRQAPKLPANPTAGVIPRQGGFSKLQFKKDESRQGGGVFVAETEQERVSAGLKPGDVVLASEIKTGQRQELKNQVESQENTLHTEQHEEERQEREQEQEQDQQGHYNEQQNRNENENVHGHNGANGAANANTFQQGLPRETYNVNPLITAGGSYSNSGMNFSQDANGTNLGGGMMDITRQAQHYPMPNYPPLQELQQYQQQQQQQQQQQQQQQQQQQQQQQQQQQQQQQQQQQQQQQQQQQQQQQQQQQQQQQQQQQQQQHQQQEQHLVPAGARGPPSHQQQQQMYPGGPSYINGRGNGDNNDSYQPIQGHGQQQQQQFLPGMMPPYGANAVGGSTNVDPNFLDALPVSTFDWESWSDYFDKFLPNANQNFETMQ
- a CDS encoding ribose 5-phosphate isomerase, which produces MWALVSQPPYTIVLACDDAGHEYKSTLKALLESDKRVKGVIDVGVHKNDEGKIDKTAYPHVAVDAARKIINGEANRGLLVCGTGMGVAISANKVPGIRASVAHDSFSVERLVKSNNAQILCLGQRVIGIELAKKLVGEWLGHTFDPESASNEKVKTIHDYDGFEYEAVPGGCS